Proteins from a genomic interval of Nostoc sp. TCL240-02:
- the nifN gene encoding nitrogenase iron-molybdenum cofactor biosynthesis protein NifN, protein MAIISVTSTSVAVNPLKQSQTVGAVLAFLGLKGMMPLLHGSQGCTALTKAVLVQHFRQAIPLSSTAMTEVATILGGEERVEQAILTLVQKSKPEIIGLCSTGLVETRGDDMGRFVKEIRHRHPELDYLPIVLVSTPDFKGTLQDGFAGAVESIVREIPQKSSNQDACPTQITILASSAFTPGDVQEIKEIVTSFGLVSIVVPDLSGSLDGHIEDSSSAITANGTTLAQLRSIGSSVFTLALGDSMRGGAQILEQRFNIPYEVFGELTGLAAVDKFLQALADISGVSVPEKYRRQRRQLQHVMLENHFYFGCKRVSLALEPDLLWSTVAFLRSLGVQIHSAVTTTRFPLLEKLPIPTVTIGDLEDFEQLAVGSDLLITNSHGVAIAQRLKIPLYRQGIPIFDRLDHGQFTKVGYRGTMQLLFDIGNLFLEQEIKVKH, encoded by the coding sequence ATGGCGATTATTAGCGTTACGAGTACATCTGTTGCAGTTAATCCCCTGAAGCAAAGCCAAACTGTGGGTGCAGTTTTAGCCTTTTTGGGATTGAAGGGAATGATGCCTTTATTACACGGTTCTCAAGGTTGTACTGCTTTGACTAAGGCGGTATTAGTACAACATTTCCGTCAGGCGATTCCCCTTTCCAGTACGGCGATGACCGAAGTTGCAACCATTTTGGGTGGCGAGGAAAGAGTTGAACAAGCAATCTTGACTTTGGTGCAGAAATCCAAACCAGAAATTATCGGTCTTTGTAGCACTGGACTGGTGGAAACCAGAGGTGATGATATGGGACGCTTTGTCAAGGAGATTCGCCACCGTCACCCAGAACTGGATTATTTACCAATTGTGCTTGTCTCTACACCGGATTTCAAAGGTACATTACAAGATGGCTTTGCTGGTGCAGTTGAGAGTATAGTCAGGGAAATTCCTCAAAAAAGCTCCAACCAAGACGCTTGTCCCACACAAATCACTATTTTGGCGAGTTCTGCCTTCACACCAGGGGATGTCCAGGAAATCAAAGAGATTGTTACTTCCTTTGGACTCGTATCTATTGTTGTACCTGACCTTTCTGGCTCACTAGATGGTCATATAGAAGATTCTTCTAGTGCCATTACAGCTAATGGCACTACATTGGCACAATTACGCTCAATTGGCAGTTCTGTATTCACTTTGGCGCTGGGTGATAGTATGCGGGGTGGGGCACAAATTTTGGAGCAGAGATTCAACATACCTTATGAGGTATTTGGTGAATTGACGGGATTAGCAGCAGTAGATAAATTTCTGCAAGCATTGGCGGATATCAGTGGTGTCAGCGTACCGGAAAAATACCGCCGTCAACGCCGTCAATTACAACATGTGATGTTGGAGAATCACTTTTACTTTGGGTGCAAGCGAGTTTCTTTGGCGCTGGAACCAGATTTACTTTGGTCAACAGTTGCTTTTTTGCGATCGCTTGGAGTTCAAATTCACTCAGCAGTGACAACAACACGCTTTCCTCTGCTGGAAAAACTGCCGATTCCCACCGTCACTATCGGCGATTTGGAAGACTTTGAGCAATTGGCGGTTGGATCTGATTTACTAATTACCAACTCTCATGGAGTAGCGATCGCTCAACGCTTAAAAATTCCTCTCTATCGTCAAGGTATTCCCATTTTTGACCGCTTAGATCATGGTCAGTTTACCAAGGTTGGCTATCGAGGTACTATGCAACTTTTATTTGATATTGGCAATCTCTTTTTAGAGCAAGAGATAAAGGTTAAGCATTAA